The DNA window ttcctttttacccatggctgtagggcaggactgcatcctgcagagctctcagctccctgctggactgtcagccagcaccaaccagagtgtacaGAAAGGACCTTCcaaaggtcttcctgaaagggGAGACGCAGTTGGGTGGGGCTCTAAGAGCAAtagaatacttttatttgaaagaagTCTGCTctaatttctcacttttttttttttttcttccatagacAGGTCCCAGTGCCCAGAGGCACCAAATGTCCAAccgcagctccatcacccagttcctcctcctggcattcgcagacacgcgggagctgcagctcttgcacttctggctcttcctgggcatctacctggctgccctcctgggcaacggcctcatcatcaccgccgtAGCCTGGGACCatcacctccacacccccatgtacttcttcctcctcaacctctctgttcttgacctgggctccatctccaccactctccccaaatccatggccaattccctctgggataCAAGGACCATTTCCTCCTCAGGATGTGCttcccagctttttttctttttctttttcttttttatgtcagctgagtattttcttctcactgtcatggcctacgaccgctacgtggccatctgcaaacccctgcactacggcaccctcctgggcagcagagcttgtgtccacatggcagcagctgcctggggcagtggctttctcactgctctgctgcacacggccaatacattttcactgcccctctgccagggcaatgctatttaccagttcttctgtgaaatcccccagatcctcaagctctcctgctcacacgcctacctcagggaagttgggcttcttgtggtcagtgtcTGTTtgggctttggttgttttgttttcatcgtggtgtcctatgtgcagatcttcagggccgtgctgaggatcccctctgagcagggacggcacaaagccttttccacgtgcctccctcacctggccgtggtctccctgcttgtcagcactgcagtgtttgcCCACTTGaagccccccttcctctcctccccatccctggatctggtgacAGCAGttctgtactccgtggtgcctccagcagtgaaccccttcatctacagcatgaggaaccagcaGCTCAAGGATGCAGTGTGGAAACTGATAACTGGATGCTTTCAGAAGCATTAAACTGCTTGTCGTCTTCTGCAAATCACTCCTAATGGAACTCAttgcaggttggttttggttgggagtttggggtatttttgctttgttttctatattATAATACTGTCCACAAACAAACATCATTATTTGTGCCATTTCCAGTTATGTATTTATCCACCTTCTGTGTGACCCAGAGACTGTGTAAAGGAGGAGCcaccctccctctctgttttaacaaaataaaggACCTTCCAATTAATTGTTTGCCTGAGATCCTTCCTTTGAGACCTTCTCTAGAGCTGCAGGGGCAGATCCTGcgtgcagag is part of the Chroicocephalus ridibundus chromosome 12, bChrRid1.1, whole genome shotgun sequence genome and encodes:
- the LOC134522489 gene encoding olfactory receptor 14A16-like; the encoded protein is MSNRSSITQFLLLAFADTRELQLLHFWLFLGIYLAALLGNGLIITAVAWDHHLHTPMYFFLLNLSVLDLGSISTTLPKSMANSLWDTRTISSSGCASQLFFFFFFFFMSAEYFLLTVMAYDRYVAICKPLHYGTLLGSRACVHMAAAAWGSGFLTALLHTANTFSLPLCQGNAIYQFFCEIPQILKLSCSHAYLREVGLLVVSVCLGFGCFVFIVVSYVQIFRAVLRIPSEQGRHKAFSTCLPHLAVVSLLVSTAVFAHLKPPFLSSPSLDLVTAVLYSVVPPAVNPFIYSMRNQQLKDAVWKLITGCFQKH